TCGCGGAGGCCGAGGCGATCGACACTGCGGAAGACACCCGGTTCGGCAAGGACAAACGCGGTGACGAGTTACCGGCCGAGCTTGCCCGGCGTGAAACGCGTTTGGGCAAGCTTGCCCAGGCGCGGGCTGCGCTCGAGGCCGACGCGGCGGCCAAAGCCCGTAAAGATGCCGAACAGAAAGCACGCGAGCACGGCGATGAGGACGGTGCGGTCAAGGAGAAGGGTCAGGACGCGGCAGCCAAAGCTGTGGTGGGACCGAAGACGCAACGCAACTTCACCGACCCGGACTCGAGGATCATGAAGACCGCGGACGGGTCCTTCCACTACTGCTATAACGGTTTCTGCCTGGTGGATAAGGACCATCAAGTGATCGTCAGCAACGATATGACGAACACCCCGAATGATTTCGAACAGTTGGCCCCGATGATTCAGAAAGCCGAAGCGACTCTGGGGGTACTGCCCGGTCAGGTTCTGGTCGATGCCGGCTTCTGCTCGGTGAAGAACCTCGAATTCGCGGAGGGCATCGAGGAAGCCAGTGCGGGCAAGACAGAGTTCTTCATCGCAACCCGCCGACTCAACGCTGCAGAGGAAGCGATCATGGGGACGGGTCAGCAACAGGCGGCCGCGGCGACCGCAAAACTACGAATGGTGCAAAGGCTGCGATCCAAACACGGCCACGATATTTATGCCAGGCGCAAAGCGATCGTGGAACCGGTGTTCGGACAGATACACACCAGGCAAGGCAAACACGTGCTCCTGCGCGGGCTTGATCAAGCCAAACACGAGTGGGACCTGATCGCCGGCTGCCACAACCTACTCAAACTTTTCAGCGCCACAACCGCACGGTCAATGAACGGACTGGGAACCTAACCCGTCAGGATCGGGCCGCCCCACCAGGACCAGTCAAGCTGCCGCCGTCGCTCCACGGTCTCTGCAACACCAGAAGACCCCACCGATCACACATGGCACGCCTGCCCGCCACGACAGCCAGCGGCCGGAAACCGCCGCCAACTCCCAACCCCAAACCACTACTGACCCTCGCACCTAGCACACCGCTTACGGGGTTGGCAACCTCTTGTTCGTGCGCAGCAAGCGGTATAGACCGGACAGCATAGACCGGACATTGACATGAAATGGAGCAACAAGCATGAGTATCGGAACTGGGATCGTCCTGTTCGTGATCGGCGCGATCCTGACTTTTGCCCTCAACATCCAGGTAGCGTGGATCGATCTGCACCTGGTCGGCTACATCTTCATGGGTGCCGGCGTCGTCGTTTTCATCATTGGCATAATCTTGGTGAGTCGTCACCGCAGAGCGACGACGACCTCCCGCTCTGCCGTCGATCCCGTCGACGGAGCGCGCGTTACCCGCAGCACCTCGGAAATCGATGACCCACCCGTATGAGCTGGCACGGTGACACTGAACACAGACCGATTCCACAACGTCGCGGTGCGATGATATGGGGATGGGCTACCTCATTTACGCCAACACCGCGGAATATGAAATCGAAGATCGAACGCTCTCCCATGTGAAGGTCGCCGTCGTCGCCAAGCTGAGACGACAAGAGAGTTTCCTCCTGAGTTGGGGTCCGACCTCGTCAGACGGCTCCGGCCGCATCAGCCTGTGGCTTTCGCCGTCGATTCCGCTGCAGTTCCGATTCTCGGGCAGTCGAGCGCCCGAACTCAATCCTGCGTGGCTCCAGGCGCTTGCGCACTCGGCGAACGGCACCAGGGGGATGATCGTGATGACCGAGAAGGAGGCCGAACTCTATCTGAACCAGGCGACGCCGTGACAGCACCGGCAGCAGCACAACCGGCTGGCCGTGCGTCTGCGCTCCGTGCTCCTGCTCTCAGGGCACGATCGCAAGCGCAACCGCTCCGCCGACTCCGATCAGCAACCAGACCACATAGTCGCCAATGTGCCCGGAATGGATGCGGTGCAGCCCGTGCACTATCCCGCGCAGCGGGTGCACCGCGGCTTTTACAACCCGCGGCAGGTTCTGTGCGTACAGTCCGGTCGTAGCGACCAGCAGCGCCCCAGCCACCGAAACTAAACAGAGCAGGATACCGGCACCACTCCAGCCAACAGCTAACGTCTCGACGTGCGCGTAGCCGGGCGACCCGCCAAGGACCGCCGCGACATAGCCGGCATGGTCGATGAAGCGTTCCGCGGCCACGGCCACCGCCGCTCCAAACGCCGGAATCAGTCCGACAGCCGCGCCGGCCGCGAGCAAGCCCACCAGCGGGATCGCCATCGTCACCGGAACCCGTGCCATCCGATTAGGGAGTTCACGTTTCTCCTCGTCCCCACTCATCTCCTCCCCCTCAACATGTGCCGGAATGCGTCCGATGCCGAGAAAGATGCGGGCGCCCGCGCGCAGAACCGCTCCGCCGGAGAGCGCGGAGACAACGATGAAGAGCACCGGCCCCCAACCGAACCCGGACGCTGAGAGACCGTCCTCTCCGATGATCTTTCCCAGGCCGATCGCGAATGGAGGAAGGCCGGCCAGAGCGAGACCTGCTGCCAGATAGACACAACCAAGCATCCGCGCATCCTTGCCCCGCCCGCGCAACGAGAACTCGTCGACGCTGCCGTATCGGTTTAGGCCGAAGTTACGTATGAGTTGAGCCCCTACTTCCCCGTCGTTGCGGGGAGTGGGGGTTCTTTTGTATCAACAATTGTAGCCAGTAAAATAGGTGTGTTGAGCCATGATCTATCGTGATTAGCGTTTAGAATTATGGCGTGGCGAAGAACGCAACGGCGATGCATGTGGCCAAAGTGAGAACCAAGGCGGTCAACAAGGCTGGTGAGGAACGCGTCTACGAATCGGTGCTGCTGCGCCGCTCCTACCGGGAAGGCGCCAAGGTCAAACACGCGACGTTGGCGAACCTGACCGCGCTGCCGGACAGTGCGATCGAGGTCCTGAAGGCATCCCTGGCCGGCAAGAGTCTGATCGTCGCCGACGACAACCTGGAGGTGACCCGGTCCCTGCCGCACGGGCACGTCGCCGCCGTCTGGGCGCAAGCCCAGGCACTGGGGCTGCCGGCTCTGCTGGGCCCGGCGGGCAAGGCTCGGGACGTGGTGCTCGGTCTGATCATCGCCCGGGTCTGCAAACCGGCCTCGAAACTGGCCACGACCCGGTGGTGGGCCGACACCACCCTCGCCGAGGACCTCGGCATCACCGACGTCTCAACCGATGAGGTGTATGCGGCGATGGACTGGCTCGCGACCCGACAAGAAGCAATCGAGAAGAAACTCGCCCGCAAACACCTGGGCGAAGATGCCAACCCGGACCGGTTGGCGTTGTTCGACCTGTCCTCCTCCTGGGTCACCGGCACACACTGCGAGTTGGCGGCCCGCGGGTACTCCCGGGACGGGAAGAAGGCTCTGCCGCAGATCGAATACGGGCTGCTGACCGACCCCGCCGGCCGGCCCGTCGCGATCCGGGTCGTGCCCGGTAACACCGCCGACCCGACGGCGTTCCAGCAGATCGCCATCGAAATGAAGACGACGTTCGGTGTCAACGACATGGTCATGGTCGGCGACCGCGGCATGATCACCTCCGCCCGCATCCGGCAGCTGAAAGAGTTGGGCGGTCTCGGCTGGGTCACCGCACTGCGCTCCGTGTCGATCGCGGGCCTGATCGCGGACGGGTGCGTGCAACAATCCCTGTTCGATGACACCAACCTGGCCGAAATCCAACATCCCGACTATCCCGGCGAACGCCTGATCGCCTGCCGCAACCCTGCCCTGGCCGACAAACGCGCCTACAAACGTGAGCAGCTGCTGGCCGCGACCGAGGCTGACCTGACCGTCATCGCGACCGCCGTGACCGCGGGCCGACTCACCAAGGCCGGGCCGATCGGAGTCCGTGTCGGCAAAATCCTCGGCAAACACAACATGGCCAAACACTTCCAGCTCATCATCGACGACGGGCTGCTCACCTTCACCCGCAACCAACACAACATCGATGCCGAGGCGGCGTTGGACGGCATCTATGTGATCCGCACCAGTGTTCCGGCCGAGCAGATGGACACCGCCACCGTCGTCGGCACATACAAGTCGTTGGCGCACGTGGAACGCGACTTCCGCTCAATCAAGTCCATCGACCTGGACCTGCGGCCCATCTACCACTGGACAGAAACCCGAGTTCGCGCGCACGTGTTTCTGTGCATGCTGTCCGCCTACCTGATCTGGCACCTGAGGAACGCGTGGGCACCGCTGACCTTCACCGACGAGAACCGACCCGACCCGGCCGACCCCGTCGCACCCGCGAAACGCTCCACCGCCGCCCGCCGGAAAGCATCCACCGCCACCACCGACACCGGCGAGCCCGCCTACAGCTTCACCGCGTTGCTGGACCACCTCGCGACCCTAACCCGCAACCGGATCCACATCGCCGGCCACGACGACGAGATCGGCTTCGAACTGGTCGCCACCCCCACCCCGATCCAACGCCACGCGTTCGAGCTGATCGGCCAAACCATCCCTACCACGCTCAAGTAGCCAGAAACACCACCACAGTCAGCAGTAAAATCCCGGCTCAAGCCAGAGAAACCCGCCCTCAACCCGCGTAACTTCGGTTTAGGATGATGCCGGCCGACAGAAACAGCACCGACTTCACGGCCGCGTGCCCGATCACATACACCGCGATTCCGCCCAAGGCGACCGGGCTCAGTGACCCGACGGCAAGTAGGAACAGGCCGGTGTGCGCGATCGTCGAGTACGCGAGCAGCCTTTTGAGATGGCGCTGCAAGAGGCACATCACCCCGCCAAGGAGGGCGGTGATCACCCCGAGGATCATCAACAGTCGCTGGATCTGCGCGGCTTCGAGGGTGCCGCTGAATCCGACCCAGTACAAGCGCGCGACGCCGTAGATTCCGAGCTCGACCATGATGCCGGAGAACAAGACGCATACCGGGGTCGGCGCGACGGCGTGCGCATCATCGAGCCAGAAATGGAATGGGACGACGGCGCCTTTGACCAGGAACCCCGTCGCGATCGAGACGAAGCCAACCACCGCGAGCGGGTCTGGTGCGTGCGTTGCGAGGGCCCGAGACAGTTGTGCCAGGTTCAGTTGTCCGGTGGCCGCATAGAGCATCCCGATTCCCATGAGGGAGATGTACGCCCCCAGGGAATTGATGATCCCGAAATTGAGCGCACCGTGCACGGCCGACGGGTCTTCAACCTTCGTCGCGGT
The Rathayibacter sp. SW19 DNA segment above includes these coding regions:
- a CDS encoding complex I subunit 5 family protein — its product is MTSAALATVLMPAVILVPIVVACVLLGMGSWVNRPTVDFVAIATSVAVTAMEFVLLEASARGRLVAWLGGWTPHHGSGSVGIVLVGDQFSVGIVLVAGVLMSCALAFSWRYFEDIHTHYHALMLMFLAGMTGFALSGGVFNMFVFFNLMGVAAYALTATKVEDPSAVHGALNFGIINSLGAYISLMGIGMLYAATGQLNLAQLSRALATHAPDPLAVVGFVSIATGFLVKGAVVPFHFWLDDAHAVAPTPVCVLFSGIMVELGIYGVARLYWVGFSGTLEAAQIQRLLMILGVITALLGGVMCLLQRHLKRLLAYSTIAHTGLFLLAVGSLSPVALGGIAVYVIGHAAVKSVLFLSAGIILNRSYAG
- a CDS encoding IS1182 family transposase, producing MHKRFKPFDPDLVMMVPPSLDEWLPEVHLSRFIADVVDSQLDLSKFYASYAKAKGQPPYDPRLMVRVLLYGYCVGVRSSRELERACVDVVAFRWLTAQQAPDFRSIARFRKRHLSALGNVFLQALELCRAAGMVSLGQVALDGTKVRANASRRKAMSYARLTQRQKVLAEEVSDLLAEAEAIDTAEDTRFGKDKRGDELPAELARRETRLGKLAQARAALEADAAAKARKDAEQKAREHGDEDGAVKEKGQDAAAKAVVGPKTQRNFTDPDSRIMKTADGSFHYCYNGFCLVDKDHQVIVSNDMTNTPNDFEQLAPMIQKAEATLGVLPGQVLVDAGFCSVKNLEFAEGIEEASAGKTEFFIATRRLNAAEEAIMGTGQQQAAAATAKLRMVQRLRSKHGHDIYARRKAIVEPVFGQIHTRQGKHVLLRGLDQAKHEWDLIAGCHNLLKLFSATTARSMNGLGT
- a CDS encoding DUF7882 family protein, encoding MGYLIYANTAEYEIEDRTLSHVKVAVVAKLRRQESFLLSWGPTSSDGSGRISLWLSPSIPLQFRFSGSRAPELNPAWLQALAHSANGTRGMIVMTEKEAELYLNQATP
- a CDS encoding DUF6458 family protein; this encodes MSIGTGIVLFVIGAILTFALNIQVAWIDLHLVGYIFMGAGVVVFIIGIILVSRHRRATTTSRSAVDPVDGARVTRSTSEIDDPPV
- a CDS encoding IS1634 family transposase, which produces MAKNATAMHVAKVRTKAVNKAGEERVYESVLLRRSYREGAKVKHATLANLTALPDSAIEVLKASLAGKSLIVADDNLEVTRSLPHGHVAAVWAQAQALGLPALLGPAGKARDVVLGLIIARVCKPASKLATTRWWADTTLAEDLGITDVSTDEVYAAMDWLATRQEAIEKKLARKHLGEDANPDRLALFDLSSSWVTGTHCELAARGYSRDGKKALPQIEYGLLTDPAGRPVAIRVVPGNTADPTAFQQIAIEMKTTFGVNDMVMVGDRGMITSARIRQLKELGGLGWVTALRSVSIAGLIADGCVQQSLFDDTNLAEIQHPDYPGERLIACRNPALADKRAYKREQLLAATEADLTVIATAVTAGRLTKAGPIGVRVGKILGKHNMAKHFQLIIDDGLLTFTRNQHNIDAEAALDGIYVIRTSVPAEQMDTATVVGTYKSLAHVERDFRSIKSIDLDLRPIYHWTETRVRAHVFLCMLSAYLIWHLRNAWAPLTFTDENRPDPADPVAPAKRSTAARRKASTATTDTGEPAYSFTALLDHLATLTRNRIHIAGHDDEIGFELVATPTPIQRHAFELIGQTIPTTLK